Proteins encoded by one window of Nitrospirota bacterium:
- the murA gene encoding UDP-N-acetylglucosamine 1-carboxyvinyltransferase, with translation MDRTVIIGGVPLRGEVKISGAKNATLPILASTILGGGECVITNVPRVVDVLTMGKLLGILGAKVQHEGNRAVINAAVITSTQAPYDLVKTMRASVLVLGPLLARWGEATVSMPGGCAIGSRPVNLHLAGLAKMGAEVSMEHGYIHAKAKRLRGAQIYCDTPTVTGTENLMMAASLAQGTTVIENAAKEPEVVDLANFLVKRGARIVGAGSDVITIEGVRELHGSDHDIIPDRIETGTYLVAGAITRGAVTLDRCHPNHLDALLMKLREAGVEVQVEKERIHLNAASRLKGIDFRTLPYPGFPTDMQAQMVALMTAAEGTSVITETVFESRFMHVEELRRMGAEIKVEGNRAVVTGPTRLAGAPVMASDLRASAGLVLAGLAAEGTTEILRVYHLDRGYERMEEKLRGLGATITRHKEGAVQAETC, from the coding sequence ATGGATCGTACGGTCATCATCGGCGGGGTGCCGCTTCGAGGAGAAGTCAAGATCAGCGGAGCGAAGAATGCCACGTTGCCGATCTTGGCCTCCACCATTCTTGGCGGCGGCGAATGCGTCATTACCAACGTGCCTCGCGTGGTGGATGTTCTTACCATGGGCAAGTTGCTGGGCATCTTGGGCGCGAAGGTTCAGCATGAGGGGAATCGCGCGGTCATCAACGCCGCGGTCATCACTTCAACCCAGGCTCCCTACGATCTTGTGAAGACCATGCGGGCCTCCGTACTCGTGTTGGGGCCGCTGTTGGCACGATGGGGAGAAGCGACCGTGTCGATGCCCGGTGGTTGCGCGATTGGGTCGCGGCCCGTCAATCTCCATCTGGCTGGACTCGCCAAGATGGGTGCAGAAGTTTCTATGGAACACGGGTATATTCATGCCAAAGCCAAGCGGCTGAGGGGCGCCCAAATATACTGCGATACGCCGACGGTCACCGGAACAGAAAATTTAATGATGGCAGCGTCGCTTGCCCAAGGGACCACGGTCATTGAAAACGCCGCGAAGGAGCCGGAAGTCGTGGACCTCGCGAATTTTCTGGTGAAGCGAGGGGCTCGCATTGTCGGTGCAGGGTCGGATGTCATTACGATCGAGGGTGTTCGTGAGTTGCACGGGAGCGATCACGACATCATTCCCGATCGCATCGAAACCGGAACGTATCTTGTGGCGGGCGCCATTACGAGAGGAGCGGTGACGCTCGATCGCTGCCATCCGAATCATTTAGATGCATTGCTGATGAAACTGCGTGAGGCCGGTGTCGAGGTCCAAGTCGAGAAGGAACGGATTCACCTCAATGCCGCATCGAGGCTCAAGGGAATCGACTTCCGGACGCTGCCGTATCCAGGGTTTCCCACTGACATGCAGGCGCAAATGGTGGCGTTAATGACGGCGGCTGAGGGCACAAGTGTGATTACCGAGACGGTTTTCGAAAGCCGCTTTATGCATGTTGAAGAGTTGCGACGGATGGGTGCCGAGATTAAGGTCGAAGGCAATCGGGCGGTCGTGACCGGACCGACCAGGTTGGCCGGGGCTCCGGTGATGGCATCCGACCTTCGTGCGAGCGCAGGATTGGTCTTGGCCGGTCTTGCGGCGGAAGGTACGACGGAGATTCTCAGGGTCTACCATCTGGATCGTGGCTATGAACGGATGGAGGAGAAGCTGCGCGGGTTGGGTGCCACGATTACCCGGCACAAAGAGGGAGCGGTTCAGGCCGAGACTTGCTGA
- a CDS encoding ATP phosphoribosyltransferase — protein sequence MLTIALSKGKMLDLTLDVFRRAGYALGSFSKESRRLVFPCPEIGMTFLIVRPTDVPAYVEHGAADVGIVGKDVLMEQDSDVYEPLDLGFGACRIAVAALNGQASRDRLSSKIRVATKYPKVTERYFNQRGMPVEIIKLYGSIELAPLVGLADRIVDLVETGNTLKAHGLVEVECIARSTARLVVNRASLKLKHAVVTELIANLRTATSAPTGSRKSVPRKSSRGAGRKVRRALK from the coding sequence ATGCTGACGATTGCCTTGTCGAAGGGGAAAATGTTGGATCTCACGCTGGATGTCTTTCGCCGAGCTGGCTATGCCCTGGGCAGCTTCTCGAAGGAGAGCCGCCGGCTGGTGTTTCCCTGTCCTGAGATTGGAATGACCTTCCTGATCGTGCGGCCGACCGATGTGCCGGCCTATGTTGAACATGGGGCGGCGGATGTCGGGATTGTCGGGAAAGACGTCTTGATGGAGCAGGACAGCGATGTCTATGAGCCATTGGATTTAGGATTCGGAGCGTGTAGAATTGCCGTCGCCGCGCTCAACGGGCAGGCGTCACGTGACCGGCTTTCATCAAAGATTCGTGTCGCAACCAAGTATCCGAAGGTCACCGAGCGGTATTTCAATCAGCGCGGCATGCCGGTTGAAATCATCAAGCTGTACGGCTCGATTGAACTGGCGCCATTGGTCGGTCTGGCTGATCGAATCGTTGACTTAGTCGAGACGGGCAATACCTTAAAGGCGCATGGCCTGGTCGAGGTGGAGTGCATCGCGCGGTCCACGGCCCGGTTAGTCGTCAATCGAGCGAGTCTGAAGCTAAAGCATGCCGTGGTCACAGAGTTGATAGCAAATCTCCGGACCGCCACCAGCGCACCAACCGGGTCTCGAAAATCCGTTCCGCGCAAGTCTTCGCGCGGGGCAGGTCGAAAGGTTAGGCGGGCACTCAAATGA
- the hisD gene encoding histidinol dehydrogenase has product MKIVASTERAFSPTLKKVTSRARVQGAAVEKTVKSILQAVERGGDKAVLRYTKQFDRVSMKDSELRVTPEEIKEAYFHIRKDEGDALRFAAQRITSFHERQRIKTWMYQDHEATLGQVVTPVDAVGVYVPGGKAVYPSSVLMCAIPAKVAGVSRIVMCTPPQKGPINPYLLVAADIAGVTEIYRVGGVQAIGAMAYGTKTIQRVDKIVGPGNIYVATAKRLLYGAVGLDMVAGPSELLVVADGEAKPSHVAADLLCEAEHDEDAQVYLVTTSAQLAKDVVRLIESQLKGLQREKIAAKSIARHSVAFVVATMDEAIQIANEIAPEHLTLSVDEPFEYLEKIRHAGALFLGRYTPPSVADYIAGPNHVLPTGGTARFFSALSVHDYIKVSNIVHYTRQELSRVKDHLVRLAHIEGFDAHAKSAQSRFS; this is encoded by the coding sequence ATGAAAATTGTAGCCTCCACCGAGCGAGCGTTCTCTCCCACACTCAAGAAGGTGACTTCGCGTGCCCGCGTGCAGGGGGCTGCCGTCGAGAAAACGGTCAAGTCGATCCTGCAAGCAGTGGAACGGGGCGGTGATAAAGCGGTCCTCCGCTATACAAAACAATTCGACCGCGTCTCTATGAAAGACTCTGAGCTGCGCGTCACCCCGGAAGAGATTAAAGAGGCCTATTTCCACATCCGGAAAGACGAGGGGGATGCACTCCGGTTCGCAGCCCAGCGGATCACATCATTCCATGAACGTCAGCGCATCAAGACCTGGATGTATCAGGACCACGAGGCCACGCTGGGCCAGGTGGTCACACCGGTCGATGCGGTCGGGGTCTACGTGCCGGGGGGCAAGGCCGTCTATCCCTCCTCAGTCTTGATGTGTGCCATTCCAGCCAAGGTCGCGGGCGTGTCCCGTATAGTGATGTGTACCCCGCCTCAAAAAGGGCCGATCAATCCCTATTTGCTGGTCGCAGCCGACATTGCCGGAGTCACGGAGATCTATCGCGTCGGAGGTGTGCAAGCCATCGGCGCGATGGCCTACGGGACAAAGACGATCCAGCGCGTTGACAAAATCGTGGGCCCCGGCAATATCTATGTGGCGACGGCCAAACGGCTTCTGTACGGTGCAGTAGGACTCGACATGGTGGCAGGTCCGAGCGAACTGCTCGTTGTTGCGGATGGTGAAGCCAAGCCGTCACATGTTGCGGCAGATCTCCTGTGCGAAGCAGAACACGATGAAGATGCACAGGTCTATCTCGTGACCACATCAGCCCAGTTGGCAAAGGACGTGGTGCGACTGATCGAGAGCCAGTTGAAGGGGCTGCAACGGGAGAAAATCGCGGCCAAGTCCATCGCGCGTCATTCGGTGGCCTTCGTGGTCGCTACGATGGATGAAGCGATCCAGATCGCGAACGAAATTGCCCCTGAACATTTGACCCTCTCGGTCGATGAGCCCTTTGAATATTTGGAGAAAATCCGTCATGCGGGGGCGCTCTTCCTGGGGCGGTATACTCCCCCATCGGTCGCGGATTATATCGCTGGTCCGAATCATGTCTTGCCGACCGGTGGGACGGCCCGCTTTTTTTCGGCCCTGTCCGTACACGATTACATCAAGGTGAGCAACATCGTGCACTATACGCGTCAGGAGTTGAGTCGGGTAAAAGATCATCTCGTTCGGCTAGCCCATATCGAAGGGTTCGACGCCCATGCCAAGTCGGCCCAGAGCAGGTTCTCGTGA
- the hisB gene encoding imidazoleglycerol-phosphate dehydratase HisB — MKKNGCAPRQSSIHRATKETDISVEWTLDGNGQGKIDTGIRFFDHMLELLSKHGFFDLTVQAKGDIDIDEHHTVEDVGIVMGKALHQALGEKAGIKRFGFASAPLDETLAQVTVDLSGRPYLVYNVALPDRKIKAFDLGLFEDFFQAFVTHGGLNLHVNLMYGRNPHHIMEAIFKALAKALDQATMLEERLAGKVLSTKGLL; from the coding sequence GTGAAGAAAAATGGCTGTGCCCCTCGACAATCGTCAATTCATCGAGCCACGAAAGAAACGGATATCTCTGTCGAATGGACGCTGGATGGCAATGGGCAGGGAAAGATCGACACAGGGATTCGATTCTTCGATCACATGCTGGAGTTGTTGTCCAAGCACGGTTTCTTCGACTTGACCGTCCAAGCCAAGGGCGATATCGACATCGACGAGCATCACACGGTAGAAGATGTCGGCATAGTCATGGGCAAAGCCTTGCATCAGGCCTTGGGGGAGAAGGCGGGGATCAAGCGGTTTGGATTTGCTTCAGCCCCGCTGGATGAAACGCTGGCTCAGGTGACGGTCGACCTTAGCGGTCGGCCCTATCTCGTCTACAACGTGGCATTGCCGGATCGGAAGATCAAAGCCTTCGATTTAGGCTTGTTTGAGGATTTCTTCCAGGCCTTCGTCACCCACGGCGGTTTGAATCTCCACGTAAACCTCATGTATGGCCGCAATCCGCACCACATCATGGAAGCTATCTTCAAAGCGCTAGCTAAGGCGCTCGATCAGGCGACGATGTTGGAAGAGCGGCTGGCAGGGAAGGTGCTGTCGACGAAGGGGCTGTTGTAG
- a CDS encoding DUF86 domain-containing protein yields MADDVVLNKAATIERCLLRVLEEYAGNKQNLVANQTKQDAIVLNLQRACETAIDLAMYVISQRKLGVPQDSRDAFTLLQTAGILPADLATRMQRMVGFRNVAVHEYTRLNLDVVHAIITKQLDDFRTFSSTIVKACA; encoded by the coding sequence ATGGCTGACGATGTTGTCCTCAACAAAGCAGCCACCATCGAACGATGCCTACTGCGCGTGCTCGAAGAATATGCGGGGAACAAACAGAATCTGGTGGCGAACCAGACGAAGCAAGACGCGATCGTCCTCAACCTTCAACGTGCCTGCGAAACAGCCATTGACCTCGCCATGTATGTCATCAGCCAGCGGAAGCTCGGCGTGCCGCAGGACAGCCGAGATGCATTTACGTTGTTACAAACTGCAGGCATTCTCCCAGCCGATCTGGCAACCCGGATGCAACGAATGGTCGGCTTCCGTAACGTGGCTGTGCACGAATACACCCGCCTAAATCTGGACGTGGTCCATGCCATCATTACCAAACAATTGGACGACTTCCGTACATTCTCTTCGACGATCGTGAAGGCGTGCGCCTAA
- a CDS encoding nucleotidyltransferase domain-containing protein codes for MDDQTLIKHIRMSIPDLIALYRFGSQAKGTAHPGSDVDLAVLARDPIPALRRFEISQELATQLHRDVDLVDLRTASTVMRIQVISTGSCLDTPDEPAHRTFEMYAYADYARLNEERREIVKGITQRGLIYG; via the coding sequence ATGGACGATCAGACGTTGATCAAACACATCAGAATGTCTATACCCGACCTCATCGCCCTGTACCGCTTCGGCTCGCAAGCAAAGGGAACCGCTCACCCCGGCAGCGATGTGGACCTTGCCGTGCTCGCGCGCGACCCGATTCCCGCGTTGCGTCGATTTGAGATCTCTCAGGAGTTGGCCACACAACTCCACCGCGATGTCGATCTAGTTGACCTACGCACGGCATCAACAGTGATGAGGATACAGGTCATCTCGACCGGAAGCTGTCTCGATACACCGGACGAGCCGGCCCACCGAACATTCGAGATGTACGCCTATGCAGACTATGCTCGGCTCAACGAGGAACGGCGAGAAATTGTGAAAGGCATTACCCAGCGCGGGCTGATCTATGGCTGA
- the hisH gene encoding imidazole glycerol phosphate synthase subunit HisH yields MIAIIDYGMGNLRSVSKAFEAVGHQAIVTRDPRMIGNASHVVLPGVGAFGDCMANVEQYGLAEPIRAAIQSGKPFLGICLGLQLLFEESEEFGTHKGLGIIQGKVRRFPVDQGLKVPHMGWNNVTLERPCPLFEGIPNGSFWYFVHSFYVDPSDKAVVTTMTDYGATFVSAIWRDNVVACQFHPEKSQSVGLRLMKNFGSWHV; encoded by the coding sequence ATGATTGCGATCATCGATTACGGCATGGGCAATCTCCGTAGTGTCTCCAAGGCCTTTGAGGCAGTGGGGCACCAGGCGATAGTCACGCGTGATCCACGCATGATCGGAAATGCGAGCCATGTTGTCCTGCCTGGTGTCGGGGCTTTTGGGGATTGCATGGCTAATGTCGAGCAGTATGGGCTAGCGGAACCGATTCGCGCGGCGATTCAATCAGGAAAACCTTTTCTGGGAATCTGCCTGGGACTCCAATTGTTGTTTGAAGAAAGTGAGGAATTTGGGACCCACAAGGGGCTCGGTATCATACAAGGCAAGGTCAGACGATTTCCTGTCGATCAGGGGCTGAAAGTACCGCACATGGGTTGGAATAACGTCACGCTTGAACGGCCCTGCCCTCTATTCGAAGGGATTCCTAACGGGTCGTTCTGGTATTTTGTGCATTCGTTCTACGTCGATCCTTCTGACAAAGCTGTTGTGACAACCATGACAGACTATGGAGCGACATTTGTGTCGGCGATCTGGCGGGACAATGTGGTGGCCTGCCAGTTCCATCCAGAGAAGAGTCAGTCCGTCGGGTTACGGTTGATGAAAAATTTTGGATCCTGGCATGTGTAG
- the hisA gene encoding 1-(5-phosphoribosyl)-5-[(5-phosphoribosylamino)methylideneamino]imidazole-4-carboxamide isomerase, protein MLVIPAIDLKDGRCVRLRQGDMAAETVYSDDVPAVARQWQQAGASLIHVVDLNGAVDGQPRNLPQIEAIVRTVTAKVQVGGGIRSIETVRRYLGAGVTRVVLGTAALADRSLLEKACVEYPRQILLGLDARDGKAAVRGWTAVTETKATDLLKELEGHALGAVIYTDIARDGMLGGPNLAALREVVELSSFPVIASGGISRVEDLRAVQSLGPRVEGAIVGKALYDGKLEYRAALAALREA, encoded by the coding sequence ATGCTCGTTATTCCCGCGATCGATCTGAAAGACGGCCGCTGCGTCCGGTTACGTCAGGGCGATATGGCAGCCGAGACGGTCTATTCCGACGACGTGCCGGCTGTCGCGAGGCAATGGCAACAAGCTGGTGCGTCGCTGATCCATGTGGTGGACCTGAATGGCGCTGTGGACGGGCAGCCGCGCAATCTTCCTCAGATCGAAGCGATCGTTCGTACTGTGACGGCAAAGGTGCAAGTGGGCGGAGGCATCAGGTCGATTGAGACGGTACGTCGCTATCTCGGCGCGGGCGTGACCAGGGTGGTGCTCGGTACTGCGGCATTGGCCGATCGATCGTTGTTGGAGAAGGCCTGTGTGGAATATCCTCGTCAAATTCTGCTGGGGTTGGATGCGAGGGACGGGAAAGCGGCGGTGCGAGGTTGGACGGCGGTCACAGAGACGAAGGCGACGGATCTACTCAAGGAGCTGGAAGGCCATGCGTTGGGTGCCGTGATCTATACGGACATTGCTCGTGACGGGATGTTGGGCGGTCCGAATCTAGCAGCGTTGCGGGAGGTGGTCGAGTTATCGTCTTTCCCCGTGATCGCGTCAGGCGGGATTTCGCGCGTCGAAGACTTGCGGGCCGTGCAGTCGTTGGGACCACGTGTCGAAGGCGCAATCGTAGGCAAGGCGCTCTACGACGGCAAGCTTGAGTATCGGGCCGCACTTGCGGCCCTTCGTGAGGCGTAA
- the hisF gene encoding imidazole glycerol phosphate synthase subunit HisF yields MLTKRIIPCLDVKDGRVVKGVSFVNLRDAGDPVEVATVYDREGADELCFLDITASHENRKTIIGVVEQTAARVFMPLTVGGGVRTLEDIRALLQAGADKVSINTAAVERPEFVKEAAERFGTQCIVVAIDAKHRAAPAAGWEVFTHGGRKSTGLDVVEWAKAMAQYGAGEILLTSMDQDGQQQGYDLALTAAVSEAVSIPVIASGGVGNLDHLYDGFVRGKADAVLAASIFHFRTHTIPEAKIYLRQKGVAVR; encoded by the coding sequence ATGTTGACCAAACGCATCATTCCCTGCCTCGATGTCAAAGACGGTCGTGTTGTGAAAGGCGTGAGCTTTGTCAATTTGCGCGACGCAGGAGATCCGGTCGAAGTGGCAACGGTCTACGATCGTGAAGGAGCCGATGAGCTCTGCTTCCTGGATATTACGGCATCCCATGAAAATCGAAAGACGATCATCGGTGTGGTCGAGCAGACGGCAGCGCGGGTGTTTATGCCGCTGACTGTCGGCGGAGGAGTCAGAACGCTTGAGGACATCCGGGCGCTGTTGCAGGCTGGCGCGGACAAGGTGAGCATCAATACGGCGGCAGTCGAACGGCCTGAATTTGTGAAGGAAGCGGCGGAGCGCTTCGGAACGCAATGTATCGTCGTGGCGATCGACGCCAAACATCGCGCTGCGCCGGCGGCAGGATGGGAAGTGTTCACCCATGGCGGCCGCAAGTCGACCGGTCTCGACGTCGTCGAATGGGCAAAAGCAATGGCGCAGTATGGCGCAGGTGAGATCTTGCTCACGAGCATGGATCAAGATGGGCAACAGCAGGGTTATGACCTTGCGTTGACTGCCGCCGTGTCAGAAGCTGTGTCGATTCCGGTGATTGCATCGGGCGGTGTCGGGAATTTGGACCACCTCTATGACGGATTTGTCAGGGGTAAGGCCGATGCCGTGTTGGCTGCATCTATTTTCCACTTCCGGACCCACACGATTCCGGAGGCGAAGATCTATCTTCGTCAGAAGGGAGTGGCAGTTCGATAA
- a CDS encoding bifunctional phosphoribosyl-AMP cyclohydrolase/phosphoribosyl-ATP diphosphatase HisIE: MDVGQVKFDEQGLIPAVVQDWRDGTVLMVAFMNQEALQKTVETKSVHFWSRSRQMLWEKGETSGHRLQLKDLFLDCDGDALLVKVEPVGPTCHTGERACFFSRLGQSGTKTSESWGGILERLSQMIQERKRQPSSESYTSKLLEGGVDRILKKVVEEAGEVAIAGKGGKKEEIVYETADLLFHTMVALGYYGITPQEIYQELATRFGKSGLRKEATK, from the coding sequence ATGGATGTTGGGCAAGTGAAATTCGATGAGCAGGGACTGATTCCGGCAGTCGTGCAGGATTGGCGGGATGGCACGGTGCTGATGGTGGCCTTCATGAATCAAGAGGCTCTACAGAAAACGGTCGAAACCAAGTCCGTGCACTTCTGGAGCAGGTCGCGCCAGATGCTCTGGGAAAAGGGTGAGACGTCCGGCCACAGGCTGCAGCTCAAAGATCTGTTTCTCGATTGCGACGGGGATGCCCTTCTCGTGAAGGTCGAGCCGGTCGGCCCGACCTGCCACACAGGAGAACGGGCCTGCTTCTTTTCTCGTCTAGGCCAGTCGGGGACGAAGACGTCCGAGTCATGGGGCGGAATTCTTGAACGCCTTTCCCAGATGATCCAAGAGCGGAAGCGTCAGCCGTCGAGCGAGTCTTATACCTCAAAGCTCTTGGAAGGCGGTGTCGATCGAATTCTCAAGAAGGTCGTCGAGGAAGCAGGCGAAGTCGCGATTGCCGGGAAGGGTGGAAAGAAGGAGGAAATTGTCTATGAAACGGCGGATCTGTTGTTCCATACCATGGTGGCGTTGGGATACTACGGGATCACGCCGCAGGAGATTTATCAGGAGTTGGCGACCCGCTTCGGGAAGTCAGGCTTGAGGAAAGAAGCCACCAAATGA
- a CDS encoding histidine triad nucleotide-binding protein → MSDCLFCKIVSRTIPAALIYEDELVVAFDDINPQAPVHSLVIPRTHFTSIAELQDADVMLLGRLLLAANAVAKKKGIADTGYRFVVNTGVDGGQSVFHLHLHVLGGRHMGWPPG, encoded by the coding sequence ATGAGCGACTGTCTTTTTTGCAAAATCGTTTCGCGGACTATTCCAGCAGCGCTCATCTATGAAGACGAGCTGGTGGTGGCGTTCGACGATATCAATCCCCAGGCGCCGGTACATTCCCTCGTTATCCCTCGAACACATTTCACCTCGATTGCCGAGCTCCAGGATGCGGACGTCATGCTGCTCGGGCGTTTGCTGCTGGCTGCTAATGCGGTCGCAAAAAAGAAGGGGATTGCCGATACAGGCTATCGCTTCGTCGTCAATACCGGTGTCGATGGTGGCCAGAGTGTGTTTCATCTTCACCTCCATGTCCTGGGCGGGCGCCACATGGGCTGGCCTCCCGGCTAG